A genome region from Terriglobales bacterium includes the following:
- a CDS encoding TlyA family RNA methyltransferase, which translates to MPGKIRIDKLLFERGITPSRERAQALVLAGKVMVNQQKVTKPGTSVAADAEIRLLGEDQRYVSRGGIKLEEALRHWQIEVNGKVCLDIGASTGGFTDCLLQHGAARVIAIDTGYGQIDVRLRSDPRVRLLERTNARYLTQEQVGESATFAAMDVSFISATLVLPAVVNAAHPSELVVLVKPQFEVGREQVGKGGIVRNQQARHAAVEKVKNAVSELGGAEIEVIESPILGAEGNQEFLLHARF; encoded by the coding sequence ATGCCGGGCAAAATCCGCATTGATAAATTACTTTTCGAGCGTGGCATCACGCCTTCGCGCGAGCGAGCGCAGGCCCTGGTTCTTGCCGGTAAGGTGATGGTCAACCAGCAGAAGGTCACCAAGCCGGGCACATCCGTTGCCGCCGATGCCGAGATCAGGCTTCTGGGAGAAGACCAGCGCTACGTCAGCCGCGGAGGCATCAAATTAGAAGAGGCCCTCCGCCACTGGCAGATTGAGGTAAACGGTAAAGTCTGCCTGGATATCGGCGCTTCCACCGGAGGTTTCACCGATTGTCTCCTGCAGCACGGCGCCGCTCGTGTCATCGCGATTGACACCGGCTACGGACAAATAGATGTTCGCCTGCGTAGCGATCCGCGCGTTCGTCTCCTGGAGCGCACCAACGCGCGTTATCTTACGCAAGAACAGGTTGGAGAAAGTGCAACCTTCGCCGCCATGGATGTATCCTTTATCTCTGCTACACTCGTTCTCCCCGCGGTTGTGAATGCGGCCCATCCCAGTGAGCTGGTGGTCTTGGTGAAGCCGCAGTTCGAAGTTGGACGCGAGCAGGTAGGCAAGGGCGGGATCGTTCGCAACCAGCAGGCTCGCCATGCCGCGGTTGAAAAAGTGAAGAACGCGGTCTCGGAATTGGGCGGCGCTGAGATCGAAGTGATCGAATCGCCAATTCTCGGCGCGGAAGGAAATCAGGAATTTTTATTACATGCGCGATTTTAA